Genomic segment of Hirundo rustica isolate bHirRus1 chromosome 6, bHirRus1.pri.v3, whole genome shotgun sequence:
TATCTGTTTTAAACCCATCTGGACTGGTGAGTCAAGTCCCTTGGGCAAGAAGAAGGATGCCAGCCACAAAATTTAGAGCTAAGGAGACCTTGCCAAGCAATGACCTTGACATTTAGGAGCCCTGTTAGGAAATGATAAATAGCTGGAGATGGCCTCCCTGCAACCTCCAAGATGCCCTAGGGACAGCTCTTCTCAGAGGGAAGCAGGCTGCTTTCCACTCACAGCTCCAAGCTATTAGCACAGGCATTCAATTGGGAGCACCTTGTAGCTGGTCATGCCTTTTTCAGACCTATGTTCTTGTGAACTGTGATGGTTGTTAGTCCTTATCTATGTGATGTGGATATTTTTGGTGTCCTGTGATGTCAAAATTGAGTTCTCAGCACcagctgtttgcttttcatgtgctcACCAAGAGGTGAGTTAAATAGAGAGGAGGATATTTTAACAAACTGTAGCACTGGACTCTTTCTGAAGGGCACATATGAAGGCTATATTTATAGTGTGCTTGCATTCCTTCTACAATTGGTTTGTATTGTTTATATTTGATGTGTTGTGGTTGATTTGTAATAATATATTGGAATTTACTCCctttaaataaacttttcaCTATGCAACCAAGAACTTTGTCTTCTGTTTAAGGCAAATGAATATCTTGATATGAAAAATTCAACTACAGACTttccaacaaaacaacaatgcAGTTCTAGGAGCAAAGAAGAGGCAAATACGCAAAATACACTTCGCAGTGTACAGGAGATTCTGATGCAAATGGATGGGAAAATGCCCTATTAGCACATGATGATGGTTCCAGCCAGGAAATCTTTTGTCTGTTAAAATGAATtgctggaatatttttcttaagaTCGTACCAAATGCTTGAGGAATTGGAGAGGAACAAGCAAGTAACCAAGCTCATATAATGTACATAAGTAGAGTTTACCCCCCAGTTCTTTACACTTGTCACCTCCATTTGCAGAGATCCCCTAGCTCCTTTGTTACTTCACCTTTCAATCTGGAGGATTTAAAAACATCTCTTTAGTTACCAGATACTCATTCAATTGTCTAGAAAAAAAGTCCTAGAGCCCTTCACAGTTCCCCACAGCTGCTTTGCCCATCAGTTTTATCATACTACAAAGGCTCTATTTAAATGTCTTGAAAGAAGCACTTGTtggtcaaaataaaaaatgatgcCTGTAGTCATCTTTTCTCACCTATCTCATTTTAGGTTAGTCAGGACAAGTGCTGCAGAAGTTCAATTCTCTGTTCTAGTCCGATGTTCCCTTGAAGCACTTCCATAAACTAATTGATGGGCAGGAGCACTCATCAACCAAGCTGATCCAAAGGATAGAAGTTTCTGCCAAATTAAAGATGTTTCATTGCCTTTTAAGATCACCAAAGAGAAACAGTGCTACAGCTACTTTATTACGATGTACTCATGATACATCCTTGTGCTTGGCTCAGGCATACGGCCAAGAGGAAAACTAAGGAAAACAGTGGGGATGCAGGGAAGTGATGCAAAATTTCACATAAGTTCTTCCCATCCACCCCCACGCTGCCACTCCCCCCTTCTGTAACTTTTGTGGATGGGCTGCAGCAGAAACACTGATCATGAAGTGCTCCATGAAGGCCTTGCAGCAGGCTTTGTTGCCTCTGCCAGGGAAGTGGCTCTTCTCATTTCAGGTCAGTAGGGAGAATACTGTActttggctgctggagtccTGTCACTGCTTTTGGTAGTGTTTGGTTATCAACAGCAGTTTTAAGCTTAGCAGAGCTACTCATGGTTATACAGGTGGTATCAGTTACCCAGTGGAGCCTCTGTAGtaacacacacatgcacatgtaATTGCTGCTTAAGGAGTATCTGCCACCATTGTATCTTCAATATGAGCCATGACTGCAGAGTAAGAGAAGGAAGGTTCACACCTGCTCTTTTTCATGAAGGCTGATCAAGAAACGTGTACAGATACCATCACTTAGGAATCACCAGGCAAATTATCCTCTGGAAAGGATCATGTGGCTTGGGCTCTAGAAACGGTGGATGTCTGGAGCACTAGTGCtttgaggagtggctgagggagcaggggtTGTTTAGGCTGGAGGAGGCTTAGAGGACACTTTaccactctctacaactacctgaaaggaggtggTAGCCAGGTGGGaattggcctcttctcccaggcagccagtgacaggacaagagaacATAatctcaagctgtgccagggcaagtttaggctggacattataaggaatttcttcacagaaggggtGATTATATTCTGGAATGGGCTGCatgggaggtggtggagtcaccatcgctggaggtgtttaagggaAGACTGGATGTGTAGCGCCCGTGTCTAGTTGACATGGAGTTCGGTCACAGGCTATtctcgatgatctcagaggtcttttccaacctaattaattctgtgattctacagaGGCTATTTTGGTACGAAGGCAAGGCTGATCCCGGCTTCGGAAGGCCCGAGCAGCCGGCCCTGTTCCCCGCCCTCCTcgcggcccggcggggcgggccgcGCCCCGGGCACTCCCGGcccgggcaggggcaggggcagggcggGCCCGCCGGGCCCCTCCGCAGCTgtgggcccggcccgggggatgccggggccgcccccgctGCGCCGCGGCGCTTTAATGTgggcgcggcggccccggccctgcTGTCCGCCATGCTGCGCGCCCGCCGCCGGGGCtggccggggccggcgggcaGCGCCCGGCAGGGCGGCCTCGCCTTCTACGTGCTGTGGGCTCTGCGGGAGCCGCCGCGGCGGCTCGGCAGGTGCGGCCGGTCCCTGCCAGGGTTGGGCTCCACCGCGGGCCGGGGCACCTGCCTTGGCCCTCTCTGCAAGTGCCGCTGCCCGCGAGGCtgcgctgctccagctcctggcgGCTCTCCCTTCCCACCGGTTATTTCCTTCCCTGCGTCCTTGCGTGGTTTCATCTTTACATGACACAAGCCCTCTCCTTTCAACCTTCCCTGGCATAAACGTATTTTTAGGagttttcatgtattttttccaCGTTTTATTTTACTCCTTGATTACTATCTCTCgtttttcttcccccccaccTTGCAGCCAGTCCAGCCAGATGGGTTTCCAGGCTTGGCTGCCCCTGCCGTTGCCGAAGCAGCTGGTGGTGTTCGGGCTGGGAGACTGGAGCTGTTACTCTCCGGACACGAGCATCGCAGTGGATGTGCTGGTGTCCCCAGGCGTGGCGCCGCAGCGGGTCGGCACGCTGGAGCCCACCCGCAGGTTAcggcaggggctgctgggctgtcAGGAGGGGCATCCTGGAAAAGCTTTCTGATCTCTGGAGCTGCCCGATTCTGCTGCTGTTATCCAAAAGCTTCTCAAGCCTGCTGGCCCTCTACCTCTACTTTCTCTCTAGTGATGATTTCTTTCGTCTGCTTTCAGGGTTGGATCTCTTTTGGCTTTGGGCTGTTTTCATCTAGTATGGGAGCAGGAGTTTTGTCCTGGTCGGTGTCACTTGTGAGCTGAAAAGCCACGGTCCTTTGTGCAGGTGTCTGGTGTGGGAAGATGACTGGAGAACAGATATTTTCATGGCCTCGTTGAAAGAGATGGACAAAGGCAACCCTGTGAGGCTTGTTCTGACCGTCAATGGACAGGTAAAAAGAATTGACActctcctctcttcctgccCAGGGATTCAAATGTTGTCACTTCTGAGCCCCAGAgcctcctctctctgctcaccttttccttctctgctgctccaAGGTAGAGCTGACAAATGTGGATCTGTTAATGCACATCTGTGCTGGGCCTGAATCCTCTGTGATGCTCCAGGCTTATCCTCTGAACACAGTTTTGCCAGAAGACCTTGTGTGTTGCAGGAGATGGGTAGCAGACAGCTGTTCACTTCTAGTTCCACTCTCTCCTGAGTATTTGGTACTTACATAGCTGTTTTACCTTGATCTGAAGCCAGTGGATTTAGCATCTTTCAGTGCCTggctttccttttccctgttttgttgGTGTGGGAGATAAAAGGCAGCTTATCCCATTGCAGGGAACCTGTCCCTTGCAAGATGTGTTTTTGCTCATCCTTTGTGTGGATGGAGGCCAGCACACTTACGGCCTTTCATTCTGttgctgtttctgctgcagctgctccgaGGTGTCTCCAGCAGCACACCTGCCCGTCCCTTCCTTGCACCAGAGACCACACAGtcaccagtgctcccagcagaTGATATCACCCCTGGCCAGGACCTGGAGGATACTACTGGGGTATGTGTATTTTGGAGTAGTCTTCTTGTTATTTCACCTTTTTCGTAGTATCTTCTCCCTCACCAGTAGCCATTCAGTTGATGTCTAGCTGAAACATTTGCTGCCATTTTTTCAGTGGAGATATGCCTAAGCAAGTTCTGGAGCCAAAGTTTCTCTTGTGCTGAAGAAAGAtatattttccactgaaatgcCCTTTTAAAGGTTGAATGTAGTAGTCCTTGGTGGGATGATCATTCCTAGTACAGACAGCCTTTTTGCCCTTCCATGTTCTGGCTGCgcccagcagccagcagtctGAAAACCAACTATAGCACGCAGCAGCAGGTAGCTGCATTGCTCAGCATCTGTTTGGCAGCTGATCCTGATGGCACATTGGCCCTTTAAACTCAATGGGAAGATGAGCCTAAGAACAGTTACCACATCTCTGGCCCAGTAAGATACAATTCACAGTCGCCTCAAGTATCTTTCTTCAGGGCTGATTTGGCTGGGACTCATGTCACAGGTTAAGAGTCAGAGCTCAGAGGTGGCTGCCAGAGCATCCAGGCCTGTGAAGAAGGATGTCCAGTCACCACTGAGAACCGTGGTGGTACCCTGTGCCCTGAAGTCACCAGCTGGAAAGGTGGAATGCACCTGGAGGAAGAGTCCTGACCAAGGACCAGCAAGAGTCCACTCCAAAAAGCCcagaaaagttttatttgaaCCCACGGCATCTGAGAGAGATCTCGATGAAGAAGGTAACTCTGCTAGCTTGCAACTTCATTTTACAGGTCTTGTCTGAATGATCTGTCAATACTGCTGGGCTGCACCTTTTCAGTCTATTTCTTGATGTACCTCTAAGGCATGATGGACTTGTATGTTTGGCTTTGAAATACTGAGAATGCTCTTTATTTCTGGATCAGCTGCTTGATGAGTTTTTGCCTGCTGGGAAAAGGCCAGAAATAGAACATGGGATATTCTTAGTGCCACCACTTTTTACCGTGACATAATGCCTATCTTTTTGTAAAAGTAAAATTGTTTTATAAATTAAGGCAAATATTGTTAACCTTGTTCTACAAAAGAGTAAATTGAGGCACAAGAAAGTCACCTACAGTGACCTTCTGTAAGCTCTGCATTAGTCTGTTTGCACTAATAGCATACCACTTGCTCCATAGAAGACATTGGTTATTATTATGGTATAGGAAATATGAAAaggaatatatatatgtaattagTATAATTCTACTATATAAGTAGTGAGAAGGTAACTGCCAAGGGATTTGGAAACAAAACCTTAGGCTTCTGGAGTGGGAATTCCAAGCTAGCTCCAGAGTGTGACCAAGTTTAGGTGTAAAGGTTTGGCAATAACTTAGTGGTTCCCATAAGAAATTACTTATTGGGAGTTGGCTTGCTTGTCATAAATGCAAATATAGCTCCATcataaagttttttttctgctgcaggcagtgtgAGAAGGAGGGAAGCAAACTTCCATCAGAAGGGTAAAATGCAATGGTGACAGCATTTGGCAGAGGAAGTGTGCTCTGCTGTTACCAATCTTATGCATTTCTTCTGATGAGACAGTTCGTGATTCTTGGTCTTGCACTTTTGTTGCAGTGAGGTAGCTTTGTGCTGGAGGTTGGAAGAAGGAAGGTCAAAGGGCTCTTACACAGTGGAGCTGAGCACTTTCCTTAGTATGTCTGCTGGCTGCTTTATGGGGCCATCTCTGTGTTCCCTCTGCAGATCTGGCGGTGAAGGAGTTGCAAGGTGAGGATTTGGTTCCTAGACCCTGGTTTGTCTTTTCAGTCACTCAGTGATGATATTCCCTCCCTTCAACATCAGAAGCCTCTCAAGCTTCTCCCTGTATTTCTCCAGTGATCAACAAGTAGGTTGTGTGTATATACTGTTCCTCTTCATGCAATTGCCATCAGTGCTTCCAATACTGTTAGGCTCTCAAATATGTTTCTTTAGCCCCTCTGAATCTCAGGCACACCTCTGGGTACATAGctctttgagggaaaaaaataagatatgAAATAGACTTTgcttaaaaagtatttttttagcTTGCTCAGCCAACTGCAGGGGcctgggaggggaagggaggaggaacaGAGCAGTTCAAGGAATACCTCTGGACGCAGCTCCAGGCTTCTGATTGTTCTATCTTAGGCACTGACAAGCTGTCCCTGGGTAGTTCTCCCTCACGAGGAGTAGTGCAGGATAGGTAGCACAACTCTAGATGTCACTTCTGGAGATGGGGTAGTAAATGGGGGACATCCAAGCCTGTCTGAAGTGGCAGCCTGAATGTATCCCAtatccagctgctccttgctcCTGAGGTCTCTCTAAGTACATCAAGCCAACTGAAAATATTGCTCAGAGAGGTACGTCTTTTTCccctgcagagggaagggaccAGGGCTCCTTGCCTTACCATTTCCCCCCTCTGAGCACTCAGGTGGCTTGTTCTccccagcagggaagggagctctgAGGGTGCCTTGTGTCTGACTGTTCACAGGTCTGTGCTCTTGCCCCCTCAGGCAGTCCCAGCCCTCGGTGGTGCCATGCCATGTGCCTCAGtgacctggggacagctgtTCTCATTGGTGGAGAAGGTGTGAATCAACAGTCCTGCAGGGATGCTCTCTGGAAGCTGGAAATTGGTAGGGACTTTAGGGCTGTCAAAAtcagtggggacagtgggacTCGAGGATAGCTCATGCAGATGAGAGGGGGTATTTGGCCATCTGTGCATAT
This window contains:
- the LOC120753880 gene encoding rab9 effector protein with kelch motifs-like, with amino-acid sequence MLRARRRGWPGPAGSARQGGLAFYVLWALREPPRRLGSQSSQMGFQAWLPLPLPKQLVVFGLGDWSCYSPDTSIAVDVLVSPGVAPQRVGTLEPTRRCLVWEDDWRTDIFMASLKEMDKGNPVRLVLTVNGQLLRGVSSSTPARPFLAPETTQSPVLPADDITPGQDLEDTTGVKSQSSEVAARASRPVKKDVQSPLRTVVVPCALKSPAGKVECTWRKSPDQGPARVHSKKPRKVLFEPTASERDLDEEDLAVKELQGSPSPRWCHAMCLSDLGTAVLIGGEGVNQQSCRDALWKLEIDSDLWLPVGFQLQNAMPSCLHGHTATYDPDTKRIYVFGGIREDKDYSSIYILDTVTWKWLLVAAKGRIPVLTYHSATIYHKELFVFGGTFPRKASLAVAPCSNVLYVFNPEHEIWYQPISEGEKPLPRLGHSATLLKNKLLIFGGQRTSLYLSDMHILDLGFMEYTPVPLLAGQPSARCFHAALAVSDQKVLISGGCNARGALHDAFVFHLDTLSWSTVIHHDLCSVPRAGHTLLDLTPAHLMDMDKNKEQNRHTVLVFGGSNCAGTFYNSTVKIQLDLR